One Arthrobacter sp. Marseille-P9274 genomic region harbors:
- the sfnG gene encoding dimethylsulfone monooxygenase SfnG, protein MSTTVNTTVANLETPLKFAYWVPNVSGGLVVSTIEQRTSWDFDYNKKLARIAENSGFEYALTQTRYAASYGADKQHEATSFSLALLGATERLNVISAVHPGMWHPGVLAKFIITADHISGGRAAVNIVSGWLKDEFVNFGLEWLEHDERYVRTEEFINVLRGLWTQQNYSQSGKYYNIKDFTLNPAPVDVPGRAHPEIFFGGNSTAAQAAAGRTADWYFSNGKDLEGFKDNIAGVRAAAATVNRTPKFGLNGFVIARGTEAEARDTLREIVEKAHRPAVEGFAAAVKEAGQSTRDGKGMWADSTFEDLIQYNDGFKTGLIGTPEQIAERIVEFKKIGVNLMLTAYLHFQEEVEAFGRDVLPIVRELEADLARANGTELNTALLPATNFEGAAL, encoded by the coding sequence ATGAGCACGACCGTCAACACCACCGTGGCCAACCTCGAAACCCCGCTGAAGTTCGCCTACTGGGTTCCCAACGTCTCCGGCGGCCTCGTCGTCTCCACGATCGAGCAGCGCACCAGCTGGGACTTCGACTACAACAAGAAGCTCGCCCGCATCGCGGAGAACTCCGGCTTCGAGTACGCCCTGACCCAGACCCGCTACGCCGCCAGCTACGGCGCGGACAAGCAGCATGAGGCCACCAGCTTCTCGCTCGCCCTGCTCGGCGCCACCGAGCGGCTCAACGTCATCTCCGCCGTCCACCCGGGCATGTGGCACCCCGGCGTCCTCGCCAAGTTCATCATCACCGCGGACCACATCTCCGGCGGCCGCGCCGCAGTGAACATCGTGTCCGGGTGGCTGAAAGACGAGTTCGTCAACTTCGGCCTCGAATGGCTCGAGCATGACGAGCGCTACGTCCGTACCGAAGAGTTCATCAACGTGCTCCGCGGCCTGTGGACCCAGCAGAACTACAGCCAGTCCGGCAAGTACTACAACATCAAGGACTTCACTCTGAACCCGGCTCCGGTGGACGTCCCGGGCCGCGCCCATCCGGAGATCTTCTTCGGCGGCAATTCCACCGCCGCCCAGGCCGCCGCCGGCCGCACCGCGGACTGGTACTTCTCCAACGGCAAGGACCTCGAGGGCTTCAAGGACAACATCGCCGGAGTCCGCGCCGCCGCTGCCACCGTCAACCGCACCCCGAAATTCGGCCTCAACGGCTTCGTCATCGCCCGCGGCACCGAGGCGGAAGCCAGGGACACCCTCCGCGAGATCGTCGAGAAGGCGCACCGCCCCGCCGTCGAAGGTTTTGCCGCCGCGGTCAAGGAAGCCGGCCAGTCCACCCGGGACGGCAAGGGCATGTGGGCGGATTCTACGTTCGAGGACCTCATCCAGTACAACGACGGCTTCAAGACCGGACTCATTGGTACACCCGAGCAGATCGCCGAACGTATTGTTGAGTTCAAGAAGATCGGCGTGAACCTCATGCTGACCGCCTACCTGCACTTCCAGGAGGAAGTCGAGGCGTTCGGCCGCGACGTACTGCCGATCGTCCGCGAACTCGAGGCGGATCTCGCACGCGCCAACGGCACCGAGCTCAACACGGCGCTGCTGCCCGCCACCAACTTCGAAGGAGCTGCCCTCTAA